One segment of Campylobacter hominis ATCC BAA-381 DNA contains the following:
- the thiF gene encoding sulfur carrier protein ThiS adenylyltransferase ThiF, translating to MKIFLNSKIYETDSHTLKALKAELKDDSEIVILNGFACSDDERFKENDEIFLIKKGKKLTEETLENLRKSRNSPFINERLQNAKVAICGLGGLGSNVAIALARLGIGELFLIDFDIVEPSNLNRQNYSIKHLYMPKTQALKDQIHEINPFAKVRILNEKITSENIVEILKNESIICECFDNAVAKAMLINTVAENFSDKFLVCASGMAGFGSSNEIKTMKFGSRVYICGDLKSAAAKGMGLMSPRVMICAGHQVNMVLRIILNEFGV from the coding sequence ATGAAAATTTTTTTAAATTCTAAAATTTACGAGACTGATTCGCATACTTTAAAAGCCCTTAAAGCCGAATTGAAAGATGATTCTGAAATTGTTATTTTAAACGGTTTTGCTTGCAGTGATGATGAGCGATTTAAAGAAAATGATGAAATTTTTCTGATAAAAAAAGGAAAAAAATTAACTGAAGAAACACTTGAAAATCTCAGAAAATCGCGTAATTCGCCTTTCATAAATGAACGACTTCAAAATGCAAAAGTTGCAATTTGCGGACTTGGTGGACTTGGCTCAAATGTAGCTATTGCTTTGGCTCGTCTTGGAATCGGAGAACTTTTTTTGATTGATTTCGATATTGTGGAACCAAGTAACTTAAACCGTCAAAATTACAGTATCAAACATCTATATATGCCAAAAACTCAGGCTTTGAAAGATCAGATACACGAGATAAATCCGTTTGCGAAAGTTCGAATCTTAAACGAAAAAATTACCAGCGAAAATATAGTTGAAATTTTAAAAAATGAGAGTATAATCTGCGAATGTTTTGATAATGCCGTAGCTAAGGCTATGTTAATCAATACCGTAGCTGAAAATTTCAGTGATAAATTTCTTGTTTGCGCTTCCGGAATGGCAGGTTTTGGCAGTTCAAATGAAATTAAAACTATGAAATTCGGATCACGCGTTTATATTTGTGGTGATCTAAAAAGCGCGGCTGCAAAAGGCATGGGGCTGATGAGTCCAAGAGTTATGATTTGTGCAGGACATCAGGTAAATATGGTTTTACGTATAATTTTGAATGAATTTGGAGTATAA
- the thiS gene encoding sulfur carrier protein ThiS — protein MVEIKVNGEILHFNISLSVSELLEFKNFKTERIAVELDGKILKKSFWNSTKITNGQIYEIVELVGGG, from the coding sequence ATGGTTGAAATAAAAGTAAACGGTGAAATTTTACATTTTAACATTTCTTTAAGTGTTTCGGAGCTTTTGGAGTTTAAAAATTTTAAAACTGAACGCATAGCTGTTGAACTTGACGGCAAAATTTTAAAAAAATCATTCTGGAATAGCACAAAAATTACAAACGGACAAATTTATGAAATCGTAGAACTGGTAGGGGGCGGATGA
- a CDS encoding NYN domain-containing protein, producing the protein MNEKYAIFIDAENVSYKYINKVFELINVYPEPAIRRIYGDFSSQNLLGYKDEILSHALKPVQQFHSPNGKNAADIALVIDIMEILNNTDIKNFIIVSSDGDFASLAIKIREKGGFVIGIGENKTQINFIKACDEFFYLNEPEPEKKEKFFGKLFKNIFKTKEKNRSKNIEEIKILPNFDNSEILKIIEILKLTNADKCDENGFSDIGPFGQNLIKEFPEFSAKSHGFNKLSKFMQFLSDNKIIELKKEKSFKFKVIVDG; encoded by the coding sequence ATGAACGAAAAATATGCTATTTTTATAGACGCCGAAAATGTCTCTTACAAATATATAAATAAAGTTTTTGAACTTATAAATGTTTATCCTGAGCCTGCTATAAGGCGAATATACGGTGATTTTTCAAGTCAAAATCTTTTAGGCTATAAAGATGAAATTTTATCTCATGCCTTAAAACCGGTGCAGCAATTTCACTCTCCAAATGGCAAAAATGCCGCTGATATCGCGTTGGTAATCGATATAATGGAAATTTTAAACAACACGGACATTAAAAATTTTATCATTGTTTCAAGCGACGGCGATTTTGCAAGTTTGGCTATCAAAATACGCGAAAAAGGCGGTTTTGTAATTGGAATCGGAGAAAATAAAACTCAGATTAATTTTATAAAAGCGTGTGATGAATTTTTTTATTTAAACGAACCTGAACCTGAAAAAAAAGAGAAATTTTTTGGTAAATTATTCAAAAATATCTTTAAAACAAAAGAAAAAAACAGGTCAAAAAATATAGAAGAAATAAAAATTTTACCGAATTTCGATAACAGTGAAATTTTAAAAATTATCGAAATTTTAAAGCTTACAAATGCCGATAAATGTGATGAAAACGGATTTAGCGATATTGGACCTTTCGGACAAAATCTTATTAAGGAATTTCCTGAATTTTCTGCAAAATCTCATGGTTTTAATAAACTTTCAAAATTTATGCAATTTTTAAGCGACAACAAAATCATTGAGCTTAAAAAAGAAAAATCGTTTAAATTTAAGGTTATCGTTGATGGTTGA
- a CDS encoding tetrahydrodipicolinate N-succinyltransferase N-terminal domain-containing protein — MKIQNLDELKNFTDEIRSKNGYKDPFIWAIGRQSVGSFGKKTIKMDYAEINLKSNYASAAILINAAIKNGTKIDFSDSELIVPLNKDIIGYALKKMNFLIGEANGEKHKNLQILMQIDKTLKENEKFTKYISHKFCVVFIFDDVAPKSVESVYLKLYALSKNLTAPRSLNLNGAFGVLPNLAWDIYGEPVELEMLRKDEISNKFGCSKNCAKIAYVDKFPRFLAHIIPENNIRILDDSKVRLGAAIAPGTTIMPGAAYVNFNAGTLGSAMVEGRISSSVIVGEGSDIGGGASILGVLSGTNGNPISIGNHCLLGANSVTGIPLGDDCIVDAGIAVLEGTKILMDEKNRAELAKLNPNFDFSKEIYKGLELANLNGLHFRQNSQNGQMTVSLSKRAIKLNKDLH; from the coding sequence ATGAAAATACAAAATTTAGACGAACTAAAAAATTTTACAGATGAAATTCGTTCAAAAAATGGATATAAAGATCCTTTTATTTGGGCAATCGGCAGACAAAGTGTCGGTTCATTCGGTAAAAAAACTATTAAAATGGATTATGCCGAAATAAATTTGAAATCAAATTATGCAAGTGCCGCTATTTTAATAAATGCCGCAATTAAAAATGGAACAAAAATAGATTTTAGCGATAGCGAATTGATTGTTCCGCTAAATAAAGATATTATCGGATATGCGTTAAAAAAAATGAATTTTTTAATCGGCGAAGCAAATGGCGAAAAACATAAAAATTTGCAAATTTTAATGCAAATAGATAAAACATTAAAAGAAAATGAAAAATTTACAAAATACATTTCGCATAAATTTTGTGTTGTTTTTATTTTTGATGATGTTGCACCGAAAAGCGTAGAGAGCGTTTATTTAAAGCTTTATGCGCTTTCAAAAAATTTAACCGCACCTCGAAGTTTAAACTTAAACGGCGCTTTTGGTGTACTTCCTAATTTGGCATGGGATATTTACGGCGAACCTGTTGAACTTGAAATGCTCAGAAAAGATGAAATTTCAAATAAATTCGGTTGTTCTAAAAATTGCGCTAAAATCGCATATGTCGATAAATTTCCACGTTTTTTGGCTCATATAATTCCTGAAAATAATATTAGAATCTTAGATGACAGCAAGGTCAGACTTGGAGCAGCTATTGCTCCAGGGACTACAATAATGCCCGGAGCAGCTTATGTAAATTTTAACGCAGGAACTTTAGGAAGTGCAATGGTCGAGGGCAGAATTTCAAGTTCCGTAATCGTAGGAGAAGGAAGTGATATAGGCGGTGGAGCAAGTATTTTGGGCGTTTTGAGCGGCACAAACGGAAATCCTATCAGCATCGGTAATCATTGTCTTTTAGGAGCTAATTCAGTTACAGGAATTCCTCTTGGGGACGATTGTATCGTGGATGCCGGAATTGCTGTATTAGAAGGTACAAAAATTTTAATGGATGAAAAAAATCGCGCTGAACTTGCCAAATTAAATCCGAATTTTGATTTTTCAAAAGAAATTTATAAAGGTTTGGAACTAGCTAATTTAAACGGACTTCATTTCCGCCAAAACAGCCAAAATGGGCAAATGACGGTCAGTCTAAGCAAAAGAGCTATAAAATTGAATAAAGATTTACACTGA
- the brnQ gene encoding branched-chain amino acid transport system II carrier protein — MQKHISKMQFFAVSLMLFSMFFGAGNFIFPPMLGKEAGTNVYEATMFFCLTGVILPILGIAAISLSKSMDELVNRAGVIFGMTFTILIYITIGPAFAIPRAANMPFEVSLAPFIDPNNKFLWLCFYSFIYFGINYIICVNKSTMIDTLGKYLTPIMLILLVLLFLAGVINPIGDFNAPTGEYATHPVSKGFLEGYQTMDALASLIFATVIINSMRSLGVKNEKAIFSLTIKSGILAGAILACVYMMLGFLGASSSTKFMEATNGAALLSNITDYLFGNFGRIVLGAIFLLACLTTTVGLISSASDFFSKFTPKIKYSAWCIIWSFLSFCVATIGLDSIIKYSIPVLYIIYPITIMYIILSLINGIIQSSSLIYRSCIYLAAFLGIINSLDTTCDIQIKYITYIISRLPFYEQNLGWIVPEAVCFIITYAIFLIRKKNIEV, encoded by the coding sequence ATGCAAAAACATATCAGCAAAATGCAATTTTTTGCCGTTTCACTTATGCTTTTTTCTATGTTTTTCGGTGCAGGAAACTTTATATTCCCGCCAATGCTAGGAAAAGAAGCAGGAACCAATGTATATGAAGCGACAATGTTTTTTTGTCTTACAGGCGTGATTTTACCGATTTTAGGAATAGCTGCTATTTCTTTAAGTAAATCTATGGATGAGCTCGTAAATAGAGCGGGCGTTATTTTCGGAATGACTTTTACAATTCTTATTTACATCACAATCGGTCCTGCTTTTGCGATTCCGCGTGCTGCAAATATGCCTTTTGAAGTTAGCTTGGCTCCATTCATTGATCCGAACAATAAATTTTTGTGGTTATGCTTTTACTCTTTTATCTATTTTGGGATAAATTACATAATTTGTGTAAATAAAAGTACTATGATAGATACTCTTGGTAAATATTTAACACCTATTATGCTTATTTTGTTGGTACTTTTATTTTTAGCCGGCGTAATAAATCCGATCGGTGATTTCAACGCTCCAACCGGTGAATACGCAACACACCCTGTTTCAAAAGGCTTTTTGGAAGGTTATCAAACAATGGATGCGCTTGCTTCATTGATTTTTGCAACGGTTATAATAAATTCTATGCGAAGTTTAGGTGTAAAAAATGAAAAAGCCATTTTTTCTTTGACAATAAAAAGTGGAATTTTAGCCGGAGCTATTTTAGCTTGCGTTTATATGATGCTCGGATTTCTTGGGGCAAGCAGTTCTACTAAATTTATGGAAGCTACGAATGGCGCCGCTTTGCTTTCAAATATCACTGATTATCTTTTCGGCAATTTTGGAAGAATCGTTTTAGGAGCGATATTTTTACTTGCTTGTCTTACTACAACCGTAGGTTTGATTAGCTCGGCAAGTGATTTTTTCTCAAAATTTACACCGAAAATAAAATACAGTGCCTGGTGCATAATCTGGTCGTTTTTAAGCTTTTGTGTAGCTACAATCGGACTTGATTCCATCATCAAATACAGCATTCCTGTGCTTTATATAATTTATCCTATAACAATTATGTATATAATTTTGTCGCTTATAAACGGAATTATTCAATCATCGTCATTAATATATAGAAGCTGCATTTATTTGGCTGCATTTTTAGGAATTATTAATTCTTTAGATACTACATGCGATATTCAAATTAAATACATTACCTATATAATCTCAAGATTGCCGTTTTATGAACAAAATTTAGGCTGGATAGTTCCTGAAGCAGTATGTTTTATAATAACTTATGCTATCTTCCTGATACGCAAGAAAAATATTGAAGTTTAA
- the radA gene encoding DNA repair protein RadA — MPKTKPVIYECEFCGNQQSRWLGKCPECGAFNSFKELKAEQIKVLNEIAEISHAGVEAKSINDVQIEKISRIDTKDSELNLVLGGGLVEGSLVLIGGSPGIGKSTLLLKTAANLASQNYKVLYVSGEESASQIKMRAERLNAVQKELFLLTEINVEMILNEVAAKDYKILIIDSIQTLFSEKAGSAPGSISQVREITFELMRLAKEKNISIFIIGHITKEGAIAGPRVLEHMVDVVLYFEGDGSKELRILRGFKNRFGSTSEVGIFEMTNAGLISAKNVANKFFTRGAAAAGSAITITMEGSRALVVEIQALVSESAYPKRSCTGYDRNRLDMLLALLNRKLEIGLNGYDVFVNVIGGVKITETACDLAVVAAIVSSFKNRPISKESVFIGEVSLNGEIRDIFNLDLRLKEAAMQKFKTAIVPSKPKDSMGLKIFHATSMSEILEWM, encoded by the coding sequence ATGCCAAAAACAAAACCTGTGATTTACGAATGTGAATTTTGTGGAAATCAACAAAGCAGATGGCTTGGAAAATGTCCTGAGTGCGGAGCTTTCAATAGTTTTAAAGAGTTAAAAGCCGAACAAATAAAAGTTTTAAACGAAATAGCCGAAATTTCACATGCCGGCGTAGAAGCGAAGTCAATTAATGACGTACAAATAGAAAAAATTTCACGTATCGATACAAAAGATAGTGAACTTAATTTAGTTCTTGGAGGCGGACTTGTGGAAGGCTCTTTAGTGCTAATCGGCGGAAGTCCCGGAATCGGAAAATCTACGCTTTTACTGAAAACAGCTGCAAATTTAGCCTCTCAAAACTATAAAGTTCTTTATGTAAGCGGTGAGGAAAGTGCAAGTCAGATCAAAATGAGAGCCGAACGCTTGAACGCCGTTCAGAAAGAGTTATTTTTATTAACTGAAATCAACGTTGAAATGATTTTAAACGAAGTTGCAGCAAAAGATTATAAAATTTTGATAATCGACAGCATTCAAACGCTTTTCAGCGAAAAAGCTGGTTCGGCTCCCGGATCAATCTCGCAAGTAAGAGAGATAACGTTTGAACTTATGAGACTTGCAAAAGAAAAAAATATATCAATTTTCATAATCGGGCACATCACAAAAGAAGGCGCGATTGCAGGACCTAGAGTGCTTGAACATATGGTTGATGTAGTGCTATATTTTGAAGGAGATGGCAGTAAAGAGCTGAGAATTTTAAGAGGTTTTAAAAATCGCTTCGGATCAACCAGTGAAGTAGGAATTTTTGAAATGACAAATGCAGGACTGATCAGTGCAAAAAATGTCGCAAATAAATTTTTCACGCGAGGTGCGGCGGCGGCAGGTTCGGCAATAACCATTACAATGGAAGGATCACGCGCACTGGTCGTTGAAATTCAGGCTCTTGTCAGCGAAAGCGCATATCCGAAGCGTTCATGCACCGGATATGACAGAAACCGCCTCGATATGCTTTTAGCGCTTTTAAACCGTAAACTTGAAATCGGCTTAAACGGATATGATGTATTTGTAAATGTCATCGGCGGCGTGAAAATAACGGAAACTGCGTGCGATTTGGCGGTTGTAGCGGCGATTGTAAGCAGTTTCAAAAATCGTCCGATAAGTAAAGAAAGTGTTTTTATAGGAGAAGTCAGCTTAAACGGCGAAATACGCGATATTTTCAATCTTGATTTACGCCTTAAAGAAGCAGCTATGCAAAAATTTAAAACGGCGATTGTGCCAAGTAAGCCGAAAGATTCAATGGGCTTGAAAATTTTCCACGCAACAAGTATGAGTGAAATCTTGGAATGGATGTAA
- a CDS encoding calcium-binding protein, with translation MSSTGSREARARIELDKAWEKLMSNQEVVKEIFDSLIKNGIVTPAELMSNGAYYLKYEGNVKELLGNYKLAKANGEVDNVDEFFANKAKLKKINEIRFPAFGGAVNFMGDALSGQNGNRIVSGIAFDIGTYAVTRFIPGVGQAMLVLDLTNLLGITDIDLRDKFQDWYDRLGGTTNDLPDLEMLKKGILQITMHDGTVYARPFMPNAQGSLFGNGKDDVLFGGNGNDMLIGHGGADILIGGNGKDDYFVDNGDIIKDSDGNGRVFLENHQLKGGTQIEKGSNIYKGKDGVKYELKDNGDLLINDSITIENFSNDNLEIHLSEFGEINISISDASAVEKDQSMKFIVSLNKEPEVGEFVKVSVGKKTYKFMNFSETNYTIDEGVENVFGAQAEYEYVWNDDTVKEEDEKFKVTANIVGKSDGLKASVIKNGNGTIIDDDRDDDPEDVDPIIIDLNKNGITSTKLNNTIYFDHDNNNFKEASSWIDKGDAFLALDKNNNGLIDNGNELFGNHTISNTRFKYTNNKATNGYEALKAYDLNGDNVIDSKDEIYDKLLLWKDSNQNAITDKGELIKLKDSGIVSIDLNYKNINTDEKGNIIKQSSTVTFEDGSTTIANDVWFK, from the coding sequence ATGAGTTCAACAGGTAGTAGAGAAGCGAGAGCTAGGATTGAGTTAGATAAGGCTTGGGAAAAACTTATGAGTAACCAAGAAGTTGTCAAAGAAATTTTTGATTCTTTGATTAAAAATGGTATTGTTACGCCAGCAGAACTGATGAGCAATGGTGCATATTATTTGAAATATGAAGGCAATGTAAAAGAACTTCTTGGCAACTATAAACTTGCAAAAGCAAACGGCGAAGTTGATAATGTAGATGAATTTTTTGCAAATAAAGCTAAGCTTAAAAAAATAAATGAAATTCGTTTTCCTGCTTTCGGTGGTGCTGTAAATTTTATGGGCGATGCCCTCAGTGGTCAAAACGGAAATAGAATTGTTTCTGGTATAGCTTTCGATATTGGAACTTATGCTGTTACGAGATTTATACCAGGAGTTGGTCAAGCTATGCTTGTGCTTGATTTAACAAATCTTTTAGGTATTACAGATATTGATTTAAGAGATAAATTTCAAGATTGGTATGATAGATTGGGTGGAACTACCAACGATTTACCAGACCTAGAAATGCTTAAAAAAGGTATCTTACAAATCACAATGCACGACGGCACAGTCTATGCCCGACCATTTATGCCAAACGCACAAGGTAGTTTGTTTGGTAACGGCAAAGACGATGTCCTCTTTGGTGGCAACGGTAACGATATGCTGATAGGTCACGGAGGAGCGGATATACTTATCGGTGGAAACGGTAAAGATGATTATTTCGTAGATAATGGAGATATAATAAAAGACAGTGATGGAAATGGTAGAGTATTTTTAGAAAATCATCAACTAAAAGGTGGTACTCAAATCGAAAAAGGCTCAAATATCTACAAAGGCAAAGACGGAGTAAAATACGAACTCAAAGACAACGGCGATTTACTCATCAACGATAGCATTACCATAGAAAATTTCTCAAACGATAACTTAGAAATTCATCTAAGTGAATTCGGTGAAATAAATATCAGTATCTCTGATGCCTCAGCCGTAGAAAAAGATCAATCAATGAAATTTATAGTTTCACTAAATAAAGAACCGGAAGTAGGAGAATTCGTAAAAGTTTCTGTTGGTAAAAAAACATATAAATTTATGAATTTTTCAGAGACGAATTATACGATAGATGAAGGAGTTGAAAATGTCTTCGGCGCTCAAGCCGAGTATGAGTATGTTTGGAATGACGATACCGTTAAAGAAGAAGATGAAAAATTTAAAGTAACTGCAAATATAGTAGGTAAAAGCGACGGTTTAAAAGCAAGTGTAATTAAAAACGGTAACGGCACAATAATAGATGATGACAGAGATGATGATCCCGAAGATGTAGATCCAATCATAATAGATTTAAATAAAAACGGAATTACTTCAACTAAATTAAATAATACAATCTACTTTGACCATGATAACAATAACTTTAAAGAAGCCTCTTCATGGATAGATAAAGGAGATGCTTTTTTAGCGTTAGATAAAAATAATAACGGACTTATAGATAATGGAAATGAACTATTTGGAAATCATACTATATCAAATACAAGATTTAAATACACAAACAATAAAGCAACTAATGGTTACGAGGCTTTAAAAGCTTATGATTTAAACGGTGATAATGTAATAGATAGTAAAGATGAAATTTATGATAAATTACTTTTATGGAAAGATTCTAATCAAAACGCCATAACTGATAAAGGTGAACTTATAAAACTAAAAGATAGTGGTATAGTAAGTATTGATCTAAACTATAAAAACATAAATACAGATGAAAAAGGTAATATTATAAAACAAAGTTCAACCGTTACTTTTGAAGATGGTTCAACTACAATAGCTAATGATGTATGGTTTAAATAA
- a CDS encoding calcium-binding protein yields the protein MPSYQRRHHGGNGWTDDVLFGGNGNDTLMGKDGSDLLIGGKGDDTYLATKGDTIKDSDGKGSVHFNRHKLTGGTYDKDRDLYISDDYIEYKLHDDGRLVVSDMGENIVIENFNKDNNDLGIILIDPKDVVVTIHDNQANEGGNGKHTLGFKVSLNRKLEAGEYLTLYINGQLVKFTENEQEKDNAYIYEWDGNESKDGDRKFEVSGSVLQSGTSKNLNVKYIHPAKGLIKDDDRDDDPDPEREYSPIVIDLGNDGINSHALNYTINFDLDNNGFKEATGWVSGDDALLAIDKNNNGIIDNGSELFGNKSISDSAFSYTNSSLNNGFETLKSYDSNNDGIIDSQDAEFDKLLLWQDKNGNAITDNGELIKLSDKVSSIDLNYTNTDINNNSNTIKQTSTATLNNGTKVKADDIWFKVNYKDTEEIIDENEIPFEIKSLPQITAFGNLKEFANLNSNK from the coding sequence ATACCTAGCTACCAAAGGCGACACCATGGTGGAAATGGTTGGACAGACGATGTCCTTTTCGGTGGTAACGGAAACGATACCCTAATGGGAAAAGATGGTAGCGACTTACTAATCGGTGGCAAAGGCGATGACACATACCTAGCTACCAAAGGCGACACCATAAAAGACAGCGACGGCAAAGGCTCAGTTCATTTCAACAGACACAAACTAACAGGCGGAACTTATGATAAAGACAGAGACCTTTATATTTCAGATGATTATATCGAATACAAACTCCACGATGACGGAAGATTAGTAGTAAGTGATATGGGAGAAAATATAGTCATAGAAAATTTTAATAAAGACAATAATGATTTAGGCATAATACTAATAGACCCAAAAGATGTAGTAGTTACCATACACGACAATCAAGCAAATGAGGGTGGCAACGGCAAACATACGCTAGGGTTTAAAGTAAGTTTAAATAGAAAATTAGAAGCAGGAGAATACTTAACACTATACATAAACGGACAATTGGTTAAATTTACAGAAAATGAACAAGAAAAAGATAATGCTTATATCTATGAGTGGGACGGAAACGAAAGCAAAGACGGAGATAGAAAATTTGAAGTAAGTGGCTCTGTTTTACAAAGTGGAACTTCTAAAAATCTAAATGTAAAATATATTCACCCTGCAAAAGGTCTCATCAAAGACGACGACCGTGACGATGACCCTGACCCAGAGCGTGAATATTCTCCGATTGTGATTGACTTGGGTAATGATGGCATAAACTCACACGCACTAAATTATACTATAAATTTTGATTTAGATAATAATGGTTTTAAAGAAGCCACAGGTTGGGTAAGCGGCGATGATGCACTTCTAGCAATAGATAAAAATAACAACGGCATAATAGATAATGGAAGCGAACTCTTTGGAAATAAAAGTATCTCAGATAGTGCTTTCTCATACACAAATTCATCTTTAAACAACGGCTTTGAAACACTAAAAAGCTATGACAGCAACAATGACGGCATAATAGATAGCCAAGACGCTGAATTTGACAAGCTACTTCTTTGGCAAGATAAAAACGGCAATGCCATCACAGATAACGGAGAGCTTATAAAGCTAAGTGATAAAGTAAGCTCAATAGATCTAAACTACACAAACACAGATATAAACAATAACTCAAACACCATAAAACAAACTTCAACTGCTACGCTAAATAATGGCACAAAGGTAAAAGCAGATGATATATGGTTTAAGGTAAATTACAAAGACACAGAAGAAATCATAGATGAAAATGAAATTCCATTTGAGATAAAATCACTTCCACAAATCACAGCGTTTGGGAATTTAAAAGAATTTGCAAATTTAAATTCAAACAAATAG
- a CDS encoding calcium-binding protein, whose translation MSREITATTILNRAEVLLLKDLKLREAIMNNINKAWNISTDSLDLPKRYAQYSEALNNSKLGSGAVGFITAGGNILISNVSGEDTVETVLGLGVDIALTVLEMTPQGKIIKFVNIGLTALGIDPATKLKELYRKYRYDDNGEYEMNKIAKIIGAKSVAIESNSILKITMPDGTVYARPLSASFFPSGVTPSGLITGGNGWTDDVLFGGNGNDTLMGKDGSDLLIGGKGDDTYLATKGDTMVEMVGQTMSFSVVTETIP comes from the coding sequence ATGAGTAGAGAAATTACAGCTACTACAATTTTAAACAGAGCCGAGGTGCTTCTTTTAAAAGACTTAAAATTAAGAGAAGCAATTATGAACAATATCAATAAAGCTTGGAATATTAGCACAGATTCTTTGGATTTACCAAAAAGATACGCACAATATAGTGAAGCTTTAAATAATAGCAAACTTGGTTCAGGTGCGGTTGGCTTTATAACTGCTGGTGGTAATATTTTAATTAGCAATGTAAGTGGTGAAGATACTGTTGAAACCGTGCTTGGGTTAGGCGTAGATATTGCACTTACAGTTTTGGAAATGACACCGCAGGGTAAGATTATAAAATTTGTAAATATTGGTCTTACGGCTCTTGGAATTGACCCTGCCACAAAATTAAAAGAGTTATATAGGAAATATCGCTATGATGATAATGGCGAATATGAAATGAATAAGATAGCTAAAATTATCGGAGCAAAATCAGTTGCCATTGAAAGTAATAGTATATTAAAAATTACTATGCCTGACGGCACTGTATATGCTAGACCATTATCAGCTTCATTTTTCCCAAGTGGTGTAACTCCAAGTGGTCTTATCACAGGTGGAAATGGTTGGACAGACGATGTCCTTTTCGGTGGTAACGGAAACGATACCCTAATGGGAAAAGATGGTAGCGACTTACTAATCGGTGGCAAAGGCGATGACACATACCTAGCTACCAAAGGCGACACCATGGTGGAAATGGTTGGACAGACGATGTCCTTTTCGGTGGTAACGGAAACGATACCCTAA